CGGGCACGTTATTTTGACGATGGGAAAGTTTAACTGAAACAGACAAAACTTTGCACCAACTTTGAGTGGGACCTTGGGCCGGAAGGGGTGTGGCCGGAAAAAAAGCGGGCGGGTGAATGACGCGATTCCGGTTTCCGGCCATTGATGCCAACCGCCCCGGGGGTATATGGCGGGACTGCCGCACCTGCCGCTCACTTTAGTCGGGCCAGTCGTCCGCTCCTACGCTATCTTCTCGAAAGGACTGAGCCGGACTCTCGTCACCTTCTTCAACCTGGCCTGGAGGCTCCGCCTCAGGTTCCCCTACCTCTACCTGATCGCCTCCCTGATGCTAAATGTCCGCCTGCAGGTGGGTATGCGGCAGGTTGCCCGAGGTCGAGAGTGGGAGTGGCCTGGGTTGGTAGGagcaccggggggggggggaagaactggggtTATATGGGTTTGATTGTGATTACTGGGGGGCTGGGGTAATTATGTGGGGTCTGATGGGGTGACTATTGGGAGGGCTGAGAGGCTGGGGTGGTTggattgggggggagggggtgctgaGAGGCTGGGGTGgttggatggggggggggagagggggtgctGAGAGGCTGGGGTGGTTGGATTTGGGATGGTGATGGATGCTGAGAGGTTAGGGTGGTTGGATTGGGTAGGGCCAAGAGCTGGGGCAATTGAGTGCTTGGTGAGAGAGTTTGCTAGCTGAAATAATTTCAACACATGCCTTTCTTTTGCAGGTCCATATTGAGATTCACTAGTTCTGAGGTATTTTTGATGGAGATGATTTAATGTTGGAACTACAActttgatttttaatcagtaaacaCTGCCAGCTAATGCCATCATTTCAGAATATGCAGAGCGTGGAAGAATTGAAGGATTTTGGCCGTGCATTGTATCTTGTAATTAAAGATGGTGGTGAAGGCTCTTCATCCAATGAAAGCAGAGATTATAGACATGGGAATGATGGTTATGATCATGATACAACTAATGATGGTCACATATTTTGCACACAGCCACAGGatttcaactttgtttttggagtAGCCATCCCTATAAGAGTCTGCCATGATGTTATGCTGAAACATGTTCTGTTACTCCAAGTTGTCAGAAATAAGCCTATTCCTTGGAGAAAGTGGCACATTTTCCATCATTGTTTTCAATCAGTCTTTCAGACAGTCCATTGCCCTCTAGATTTGAAGAGGGGAAAGAGATTTCTGGAAGTGATATTTACTCAAAATGCTCTGATAATGATGGTTGACTATCTACAAAGAGCCATTCAGTCTTTAaaaatctttggaatgtgggtTTACACACCAGAAATGTTGGTGCACTTTACATATTTCTGCTTGTTTGAGAGGCCAGCTGACTGCAAATCAAATTGGCCACAATTCAAGAATCCAAGAGACAAATTAAGTTTCTCACTTACATGTGGATTGGACCTGAGGAAGAGGTGGCCTTGGGATCTGACCGGCATCTTTATGTTTTGCAAATATCCAACACGCCTTGTGCAAACTAGCTGACCCTTTGTGTTCCTTGAGCTGCTGACTTTGGAGTGCTTTCTTGAATAAGAAAAGCTGTCGCCTGATTTGAAATGTTCACCTTGCAATGCAGTGGACATTCGTAATAAGGACTTTGTTCTAGCTGTTGTATGGCATGCTGTGTTAAAGGTAAATTAAAGTTATGCAGTAAAAATACGCAATTATAAGATAGCTTTTCAAAtacatttcagtttgtgtgtgtAGTTTTTATCTAATAACTTTGGTGTGAAAATGATTTAAATGGCCATTTTTTCAAGTTTGGTTTTGAAAGTgtggtgagttttttttttagatttcTATATTTACCCTGcaaaaattttgaaatattaagtATGTTCTAGCAGGACTGTCTTACGGGCACTCCTTCCATGACTGTATCCTCCATTGCTGAAGGGTATAACCTCTGACTTATTCTCCAGTAACATTCACATCTTGGAGTCAGAAAATATCAAATTTGTACCTTGATGTCAGTTTCTGAAGCAATGGAAGTATCAGGCAGTTCCAAGGGAGACCAGAGCTCGCTCTTGTGAACTCTTGTGTATTTGGGTGCTGTACTTCATGCTTTTTGGCAAAACTCATTCGCTGTTGTGTAGAAAGAGAGAGCCCATAAACCTTACTGCCGTTATGGATGAACTGTACTGTCGACTGTTACAGTCATGGAGCATTTCCATTGTGCTGatggtcagccttcctgcttttctTGTTATTTCACCAAGGTGACAGCACGAACATGTGAAAAATTCCTTTTCCTGCTCTGAGCAAGTGAGAAttcattgattttaaattttgctTCAGTTCTAACATCACCCCGTGGCAGCCCACAAATAATTTTCTGGAATTCGTTGCAGGTTTGTTGGTTTTGTTATGGGAGTCAAGCTTGCACAGAGATAACTGCAGCACCAGGGTGAAGGATCTGAGGTTGGTACTGCTAGTTCACAGTGTTGAACATGGGGCAATATTGTAATTATCCTCTTCTCTGATCTGAAtgttcctttttgttttcttgttcaCTTAAAATATACGGTGAGGAACAAACAGGGCCAAGTGTTGAATTAAAATATAATCACTTTGATTAACTTGCAGCCGGACCAAACACTGTAGCtgctggaagtcttaaaataaaaccagaaaaatgTGGGTGAAAAAGAATTGGTACTTGTCAAGACACATCGCGTTAAAGTTTCACTTTTTGGTTTTCAGTGGAGTACTTCTGATAACAGGTCATTGACCTGCCACATTAACCTTGGTCTGGATTTTACAGCGATTATGGCAATCAAACTGTCAGACTACACCATCATTATTCctctgaaactgacagcaacattTGGATTGTGCACATGCATGGATAGTTGTGGAAATGCAAAGGTTGCTGTCAGTGATTATAACCTTCCCTATCAGGTACACTAACTTCCATGAGTGATAATGAGAAATCACTGAACTGATGAAACTTTGCACTTCAAAATGTGCAGTCCTTCCATTAAAAAAAGCTTTATCTTGTAGATAGATCTACTCTTGCTGAGTAGATGGATTTTAATGCTGTCGGTTCATACTATCAAACAACCATTTTGGCCCTGAAAAACTAATGTTGCGTTGTGAAATGTCCAATTTCTCCGTTTTGATTTTTGAAAAAGAAGCTTTCcaagttttttgcatt
The Stegostoma tigrinum isolate sSteTig4 chromosome 23, sSteTig4.hap1, whole genome shotgun sequence DNA segment above includes these coding regions:
- the LOC125462094 gene encoding small integral membrane protein 10-like protein 2A, whose amino-acid sequence is MAGLPHLPLTLVGPVVRSYAIFSKGLSRTLVTFFNLAWRLRLRFPYLYLIASLMLNVRLQVHIEIH